The Anastrepha ludens isolate Willacy chromosome 2, idAnaLude1.1, whole genome shotgun sequence genome contains a region encoding:
- the LOC128871789 gene encoding RNA polymerase II-associated factor 1 homolog, which translates to MPPTIINTTTNAEKRPVRPAERKSELICRVKYGNSLPDIPFDLKFLQYPFDSNRFVQYNPTSLERNYKYEVLTEHDLGVTIDLINRDLYQADPYAQLDPGDEKLLEEDVHTPHDSMRSRQHSRSVSWLRKSEYISTEQTRFQPQNLENIEAKVGYNVKKSLREETLYLDRDAQIKAIEKTFNDSKQEINKHYSKPNVVPVEILPVYPDFKNWKYPCAQVIFDSDPAPAGKNVPAQLEEMSQAMIRGVMDESGEQFVAYFLPTEETLDKRRNDFAESVLYKDDEDYEYKIAREYNWNVKSKASKGYEENYFFVVRQDGVFYNELETRVRLNKRRVKAGQQPSNTKLVVKHRPLDSNEHRMQRYRERQLEPTGDEEDEEMEEEEEIETPPQVSNEKDNNKAPEVGDAAESDNENAEAAQSARDRQSRSRSKSHAKSKSRSRSNSGSGSRSGSGSRASRSRSRSKSGSRSRSGSRSTAHSGSRSRSRSRSRSASKSPSRSRSATPAGSHKSGSRSRSASRSPSRSVSRSRSRSGSRSRSPSKTPARSRSHSGSRSGSASGSRSGSASRTPSRSGSATPSGSGSASGSGSEAEE; encoded by the exons ATGCCGCCAACTATCATCAATACGACAACAAATGCCGAAAAGCGACCTGTTAGGCCTGCGGAACGCAA ATCTGAACTGATTTGCCGCGTGAAATATGGCAATAGTCTGCCGGACATACCCTTCGacttgaaatttctacagtacCCGTTTGACAGTAATCGATTTGTGCAATATAATCCAACTTCCTTGGAGCGCAACTATAAATACGAAGTACTTACTGAGCATGACTTGGGTGTGACAATCGACTTAATTAACCGCGATCTATATCAAGCCGACCCATATGCTCAACTTGACCCAGGCGATGAAAAGCTTCTGGAAGAAGATGTGCACACACCTCATGATTCAATGCGTTCACGCCAGCATTCGCGAAGTGTTTCGTGGTTGCGAAAATCGGAATATATTTCGACAGAACAGACGCGCTTCCAACCTCAAAATCTTGAGAATATTGAAGCCAAAGTGGGTTATAATGTTAAGAAGTCGTTGCGCGAGGAAACGCTGTATCTTGATCGTGACGCACAAATCAAGGCTATTGAGAAAACATTTAATGACTCGAAACAAGAAATCAACAAGCACTACTCTAAACCTAATGTGGTACCTGTGGAGATACTTCCGGTGTATCCAGATTTCAAGAATTGGAAGTATCCATGCGCTCAAGTAATATTCGATAGTGATCCTGCGCCTGCCGGCAAAAACGTACCAGCACAACTGGAAGAGATGTCGCAGGCCATGATTCGTGGTGTAATGGACGAGAGTGGCGAACagtttgttgcttattttctgCCTACTGAAGAAACTTTAGATAAAAGACGCAACGACTTTGCCGAAAGTGTTCTATACAAGGATGATGAAGACTACGAGTACAAGATCGCTCGTGAATATAACTGGAATGTTAAAAGTAAAGCTTCTAAAGGATACgaagaaaattacttttttgttgtgCGCCAAGATGGTGTATTCTATAATGAGTTGGAGACACGTGTACGTCTAAATAAGCGGCGTGTAAAAGCTGGACAACAGCCCAGTAACACTAAATTG gttgTTAAACATCGTCCCCTGGACTCCAATGAGCATCGTATGCAACGCTACCGTGAAAGGCAATTGGAGCCAACCGGtgatgaagaagatgaagaaatggaagaagaggaagagattGAAACCCCCCCTCAAGTTTCAAATGAGAAAGACAATAATAAAGCCCCTGAAGTCGGTGATGCAGCCGAATCTGACAATGAAAATGCTGAAGCTGCTCAAAGTGCCAGAGATCGCCAATCTCGTTCACGTTCTAAGTCGCATGCAAAATCAAAATCTCGTTCACGTTCAAATTCTGGTTCCGGATCACGTTCAGGTTCAGGTTCTCGTGCTTCCCGTTCTCGTTCGCGCTCCAAATCAGGCAGCCGCAGTCGCAGTGGTTCCCGTTCTACAGCACATTCAGGTTCGCGTTCGCGTTCGCGTTCGCGTTCTCGTTCTGCATCTAAATCACCGTCACGATCTCGCTCAGCCACACCCGCCGGTTCCCATAAATCGGGTTCGCGTTCACGATCCGCTTCACGTTCACCATCGCGCTCCGTCAGCCGTTCTCGCTCACGCTCCGGCTCCCGATCGCGTTCGCCATCAAAAACACCTGCACGGTCACGGTCTCACTCCGGATCACGTTCGGGCAGCGCATCAGGTTCACGTTCTGGTTCAGCATCACGTACACCATCACGTTCAGGTAGCGCTACACCGAGCGGTTCCGGCAGCGCCTCGGGCAGTGGCTCAGAAGCCGAAgaataa